From Deinococcus aquaticus, one genomic window encodes:
- a CDS encoding PHP-associated domain-containing protein, which yields MRVDLHLHTEVSHDCRTPLRDIPGWMLRTNTRVIAVTDHDQQRGGPELQGMVRDLGLDDRLSVIAGEEVTTSEGELIGLFLSERIPPQLSPEDTVRAIREQGGLVLLQHGFDPLKRYRLRPEATERIAHEVDIVETFNSRLSRPHWNRVAATWAQERGLPMSGGSDAHTLRDIGEAWVETPFRHIETPQQLLDALREGTVGGQWTHPVYAYGRKQWRVLNGRLRRDEPPR from the coding sequence ATGCGCGTGGACCTGCACCTGCACACGGAAGTCAGTCATGACTGCCGCACGCCCCTGCGGGACATTCCGGGCTGGATGCTGCGCACGAACACGCGCGTGATTGCCGTGACGGACCACGACCAGCAGCGCGGGGGCCCCGAATTGCAGGGAATGGTGCGGGACCTGGGCCTGGATGACCGCCTGAGCGTCATCGCGGGTGAGGAGGTCACGACCAGCGAGGGCGAGTTGATCGGGTTATTCCTCTCAGAGCGCATTCCGCCGCAGCTGTCCCCGGAAGACACGGTGCGCGCCATCCGTGAGCAGGGTGGGCTGGTCCTGCTTCAACATGGCTTCGATCCGCTCAAGCGGTACCGCCTGCGGCCCGAGGCGACCGAGCGGATCGCGCACGAGGTGGATATCGTCGAGACGTTCAACTCGCGGCTGTCCCGTCCGCACTGGAACCGAGTGGCAGCCACCTGGGCGCAGGAGCGGGGGCTGCCCATGTCGGGCGGCAGTGATGCTCACACCCTGCGGGACATCGGGGAGGCGTGGGTGGAAACGCCGTTCCGACACATCGAAACGCCCCAGCAGCTGCTGGACGCCCTGCGGGAGGGCACAGTGGGCGGGCAGTGGACTCACCCGGTGTATGCGTACGGGCGCAAGCAATGGCGGGTGCTAAACGGCCGCCTGCGCCGCGACGAGCCGCCCCGCTGA
- a CDS encoding FtsW/RodA/SpoVE family cell cycle protein: MKYDLRFPVIIAALLAVGLMTVSTAALSPRVSSGVFNKQVLGVVLAAVPIALMWWVGRDRIYRVAPYLYGLALLMQVSTFVIGKEVNGQRNWIELGPLQFQPLEILKFALILMLAVTLRGGFKGVSTYGRALAVFLPAVGLVVIQDFGGAIVLSVMFAVMMLAARMPVWHALLAALVVGTAVPTVLYPHLEPYQQKRLTIFLNPYEDPRGAGYQVIQSTIAVGSGGLQGKGYKQGSQSHNGFLPEAHTDFAVSTWLEEQGFVGGVVVLLLYGGLFWGLAGMAGEAPRLQDQVLFAGILGQIGFQVLENVGAALSVLPLTGITLPLISYGLSSLVSTLSTLGLAYIVHRDRYEGRI; this comes from the coding sequence TTGAAGTACGACCTGCGGTTCCCGGTGATCATCGCGGCCCTGCTGGCGGTGGGCCTGATGACGGTCAGTACGGCGGCCCTGTCGCCGCGCGTGTCGAGCGGTGTGTTCAACAAGCAGGTGCTGGGCGTGGTGCTGGCGGCCGTGCCGATTGCCCTGATGTGGTGGGTGGGCCGGGACCGCATCTACCGCGTGGCGCCGTACCTGTACGGGCTGGCGCTGCTGATGCAGGTCAGTACGTTCGTGATCGGGAAGGAAGTGAACGGGCAGCGCAACTGGATCGAGCTGGGGCCGCTGCAGTTTCAGCCGCTGGAGATCCTGAAGTTCGCGTTGATCCTGATGCTGGCTGTCACGCTGCGCGGGGGGTTCAAGGGGGTGTCCACGTACGGGCGGGCGCTGGCGGTGTTCCTGCCGGCCGTGGGTCTGGTCGTCATTCAGGATTTCGGGGGGGCGATCGTGCTGAGCGTCATGTTCGCCGTGATGATGCTGGCGGCGCGCATGCCGGTGTGGCACGCGCTGCTGGCGGCGCTGGTGGTGGGAACGGCGGTGCCGACGGTGCTGTACCCGCACCTGGAGCCGTACCAGCAGAAGCGCCTGACGATCTTCCTGAACCCCTACGAGGACCCGCGCGGGGCGGGATATCAGGTGATTCAGAGCACCATCGCGGTGGGCAGCGGTGGGTTGCAGGGCAAGGGGTACAAGCAGGGCAGTCAGTCGCACAACGGGTTCCTGCCGGAGGCGCACACGGACTTCGCGGTGTCCACGTGGCTGGAGGAACAGGGGTTCGTGGGGGGCGTGGTGGTGCTGCTGCTGTACGGCGGGTTGTTCTGGGGGCTGGCGGGCATGGCGGGCGAGGCGCCCCGGTTGCAGGATCAGGTGCTGTTCGCGGGCATTCTGGGTCAGATCGGCTTTCAGGTTCTCGAGAACGTCGGCGCGGCCCTGAGTGTCCTGCCGTTGACGGGCATCACCCTGCCGCTGATCAGTTACGGCCTGAGCAGTCTGGTCAGTACCCTGAGCACGCTGGGGCTGGCGTACATCGTGCACCGTGACCGGTACGAGGGCCGCATCTGA
- a CDS encoding N-6 DNA methylase: protein MIDQIYTPNNIAQELVNLALSSNDQSPLYIADFACGDGALLNAARQILGDRPNYLANDIDSHSLEKIDWCREQYCDDFTNYDRSFNHRFRKIDLILLNPPFSYKSSTGIAFNNRQGYSTKCSPAMSFILNAIDFLSINGQVVGIFPDSVLWSERDRSAREHILHLGYEFTTHRHLPSNTFPGYTVSTSIISLKRSESTHSNHNTDDYSENIVVDRGKLQVHKSLGITSKSSKSPLFIHTTHLKSNQISHAGAYRVSSNKIIGPPYVLLPRVGNPNKEKITIVRRGKYVLSDCLIYVKTNDFELEDIQSTLMQKIDLIYGGSCAKYTTIARVRKILRINLGNDQRGNAP from the coding sequence ATGATTGATCAAATATACACCCCAAATAACATTGCCCAGGAGCTTGTCAATTTGGCATTATCGAGTAATGATCAATCCCCCCTTTACATTGCAGATTTTGCGTGCGGCGATGGAGCTCTATTAAACGCAGCGAGACAAATTTTAGGAGACAGACCAAATTATTTAGCAAATGACATAGATTCGCATTCACTAGAAAAAATTGATTGGTGCAGAGAGCAGTATTGCGATGATTTTACAAATTACGACCGATCATTTAATCACCGATTCCGAAAAATTGATCTAATATTACTTAATCCCCCATTTTCATATAAGTCATCAACAGGAATCGCTTTCAATAATCGTCAAGGATATTCAACTAAATGCAGCCCAGCCATGAGTTTTATATTAAACGCGATAGATTTTTTATCAATAAATGGGCAAGTTGTCGGCATATTTCCGGATAGCGTATTATGGTCAGAACGAGATAGATCTGCAAGAGAGCATATATTGCATTTAGGTTATGAATTTACAACCCATAGGCATCTTCCTTCAAATACATTTCCGGGCTACACTGTTTCTACGTCAATTATCTCTCTAAAACGAAGTGAATCTACGCACTCTAATCACAACACAGATGACTATAGCGAAAATATTGTAGTAGATAGAGGCAAACTGCAAGTACATAAGTCGCTCGGCATAACAAGTAAATCCAGTAAAAGCCCCTTGTTCATACATACAACACATCTAAAAAGTAATCAAATTAGCCACGCGGGCGCATATCGAGTTAGCAGCAATAAGATAATAGGACCACCTTATGTCTTATTACCAAGAGTAGGTAATCCAAATAAAGAAAAAATAACGATAGTCAGGAGGGGCAAATATGTTCTCTCTGATTGCCTAATTTATGTAAAAACGAATGATTTTGAACTTGAAGATATCCAAAGCACTCTAATGCAAAAAATAGATCTTATATATGGCGGATCGTGCGCAAAGTATACAACCATCGCTCGCGTTAGGAAGATCCTGAGAATAAATCTAGGTAACGATCAGAGAGGCAATGCTCCATAA
- a CDS encoding dihydrofolate reductase family protein, with the protein MSAARPEFRVFVAVSLDGLIARPDGRLDWLPGATADGAAAPVGEDHGYAAFVAGVDTLLMGRETFETVKDFPEWPYAGLRVVVLSRTLSAADLPPALRGTVQVMAGPPERVAEQLGRLGARAVYVDGGQTVQAFLRAGLIDELTVTVVPVLLGRGRPLFGPLDADLPLTLVSARVFAGSGFVQSTYRRRAASQIPS; encoded by the coding sequence ATGAGTGCCGCGCGGCCTGAGTTCCGGGTGTTCGTGGCGGTCAGTCTGGACGGCCTGATCGCCCGGCCGGACGGTCGCCTGGACTGGCTGCCGGGAGCCACGGCGGACGGTGCAGCGGCGCCAGTGGGCGAGGATCACGGGTACGCGGCGTTCGTGGCGGGCGTGGATACCCTGCTGATGGGCCGGGAGACCTTCGAGACCGTGAAGGACTTCCCGGAGTGGCCGTACGCGGGCCTGCGGGTGGTTGTCCTGAGCCGCACCCTGAGCGCGGCGGACCTGCCACCCGCCCTGCGGGGCACGGTGCAGGTCATGGCCGGACCACCCGAACGGGTCGCGGAGCAACTGGGCCGCCTGGGCGCGCGGGCCGTGTACGTGGACGGCGGGCAGACTGTTCAGGCGTTCCTGCGGGCCGGACTGATCGACGAACTGACGGTCACGGTCGTGCCGGTGCTGCTGGGGCGGGGCCGTCCGCTGTTCGGGCCGCTGGACGCCGACCTGCCGCTGACGCTGGTGTCGGCGCGGGTGTTCGCGGGCAGCGGGTTCGTGCAGAGCACGTACCGGCGCCGCGCCGCTTCGCAGATTCCGTCCTGA
- a CDS encoding DUF937 domain-containing protein codes for MNITDLIQSFFGGDGATRLGQVSGLDAQTAQRVLSAGLPLQLDALADHARGAEGQSQIAEAIQNLPQFSSVQDALAGADGAQNLQQAGELLGPVLLGDRAGNLTQTVAAQTGAASGSVQKMMGMALPLLLSQLGKAGVNGGNIGGMLGGLRGQLGGMGGLLGAGAGAAAALGGAALSGPALTGPALGKVSAPDLTPPAVHVPSLDVPSLDVPSLDVPAVGIGMAGLAAGAAGMAARDDSASGLLEFLKGQFSGPVAERIGASAGFGGGASKRAAQAALPLILNSLVQKGRTESGANDVLNMARPFESLTDADGHLRAGVLDDAAESARIEGQGRGLLGGLFGNVDQVAGRLGTALGGSGASAGRLLAVMTPLVLSMLGNRARSGGMGAAGFSGLLGGLGAGLTGLLPSGLSSLGALLGAGGLAAAAGAATTAVAGASRPNVPPVAAPPINTASVPPTPPQEKRRGGFPWWIIPLLALLLLGGCWLVNRQPADSAGTATTATDTAASILVTNPSSDANLPPAPFTMSGTGPAGATLTIQDEGQDVGTATVGSDGNWTADLPAPTVGEHTYTVDGGAARSEFKVNIADGAAAATDTTTDGTATDATAPDATGTDAAGAATGFAIGAPAADAELPAGGFTMNGTGTAGEELELFEDGTSLGKITVGEDGTWTFDVPSPSAGAHSYSVKGPDGTELGALSTTIAAAAADASAANCTKDYTLSITDGQTVSEPFRFGGVGQGEGYSVTVKRGDRTIGTKNIPLDATCGWSYQSKPGAGTISYEVRPVGDAAAEPLSSVTLTVGN; via the coding sequence ATGAACATCACAGACTTGATTCAATCGTTCTTCGGAGGTGACGGGGCCACCCGTCTGGGTCAGGTGTCCGGCCTGGACGCACAGACCGCGCAGCGCGTGCTCAGCGCCGGCCTGCCCCTGCAACTGGACGCGCTGGCCGATCACGCCCGCGGCGCCGAGGGACAGTCGCAGATTGCCGAGGCCATTCAGAACCTTCCGCAGTTCAGCAGCGTGCAGGACGCCCTGGCGGGTGCCGACGGCGCGCAGAACCTCCAGCAGGCCGGGGAGCTGCTGGGTCCGGTGCTGCTGGGCGACCGCGCCGGCAACCTCACGCAGACCGTGGCGGCGCAGACCGGCGCGGCCAGCGGCAGCGTGCAGAAGATGATGGGCATGGCCCTCCCGCTGCTGCTGAGTCAGCTCGGCAAGGCCGGCGTGAACGGCGGGAACATCGGCGGAATGCTGGGCGGCCTGCGAGGCCAGCTGGGCGGCATGGGCGGCCTGCTGGGTGCTGGGGCCGGCGCGGCCGCCGCACTGGGTGGCGCGGCCCTGAGTGGCCCGGCACTGACCGGTCCGGCACTGGGTAAGGTCAGCGCTCCGGACCTCACGCCGCCGGCCGTGCACGTGCCCTCTCTGGACGTACCTTCCCTGGACGTGCCCTCACTGGATGTGCCGGCGGTTGGCATTGGCATGGCGGGCCTCGCGGCCGGTGCCGCCGGCATGGCTGCCCGTGACGACAGCGCCAGCGGCCTGCTGGAATTCCTGAAAGGGCAGTTCAGCGGTCCGGTCGCCGAGCGGATCGGAGCCTCGGCCGGGTTCGGCGGCGGCGCATCCAAACGTGCGGCGCAGGCGGCCCTGCCGCTGATCCTGAACTCCCTGGTGCAGAAGGGCCGCACCGAGTCCGGCGCGAACGACGTGCTGAACATGGCCCGTCCCTTCGAGTCGCTGACCGACGCGGACGGTCACCTGCGCGCCGGGGTGCTCGACGACGCCGCCGAATCTGCCCGTATCGAGGGGCAGGGGCGCGGCCTGCTGGGCGGCCTGTTCGGGAACGTTGATCAGGTCGCGGGCCGACTGGGGACCGCGCTGGGAGGCAGCGGTGCCAGCGCCGGGCGACTGCTGGCCGTGATGACCCCGCTGGTCCTGAGCATGCTGGGCAACCGCGCCCGGAGCGGCGGCATGGGCGCTGCGGGCTTCAGCGGTCTGCTGGGCGGCCTGGGTGCCGGCCTGACGGGCCTGCTGCCCAGCGGCCTGAGCAGCCTGGGTGCGTTGCTGGGCGCTGGCGGACTGGCCGCCGCTGCCGGGGCGGCCACCACGGCCGTGGCGGGGGCGTCCCGTCCGAACGTGCCTCCCGTGGCGGCCCCGCCCATCAACACGGCCAGCGTGCCGCCCACCCCACCCCAGGAGAAACGCCGGGGCGGCTTCCCCTGGTGGATCATTCCGCTGCTGGCACTGCTGCTCCTGGGTGGCTGCTGGCTGGTCAACCGTCAGCCGGCGGACTCGGCGGGCACGGCTACCACGGCCACCGACACGGCGGCCAGCATCCTGGTGACCAACCCGTCCTCCGACGCGAACCTTCCGCCCGCGCCGTTCACCATGAGCGGTACCGGCCCCGCCGGAGCGACCCTGACCATTCAGGACGAGGGTCAGGACGTCGGCACCGCCACCGTCGGCAGTGACGGGAACTGGACGGCCGACCTGCCCGCCCCGACCGTGGGTGAACACACCTACACCGTGGACGGCGGCGCGGCCCGCAGTGAATTCAAGGTGAACATCGCTGACGGCGCGGCGGCCGCCACGGACACCACCACCGACGGCACGGCCACGGACGCGACGGCTCCTGACGCGACTGGCACGGACGCCGCTGGTGCGGCCACCGGCTTCGCCATCGGCGCTCCCGCTGCGGACGCCGAACTCCCGGCGGGCGGGTTCACCATGAACGGCACCGGCACGGCCGGCGAGGAACTGGAACTGTTCGAGGACGGCACCAGCCTCGGCAAGATCACCGTCGGTGAGGACGGCACCTGGACCTTTGACGTGCCCAGCCCCTCGGCCGGCGCGCACAGCTACTCGGTCAAGGGACCGGACGGCACGGAACTCGGCGCGCTCAGCACGACCATCGCTGCTGCCGCCGCCGACGCCAGCGCCGCCAACTGCACCAAGGACTACACCCTCAGCATCACGGACGGGCAGACCGTCAGCGAACCCTTCCGCTTCGGCGGGGTCGGGCAGGGCGAGGGGTACAGCGTGACCGTCAAGCGCGGCGACCGGACCATCGGCACCAAGAACATCCCCCTGGACGCCACCTGCGGCTGGAGCTACCAGAGCAAACCCGGCGCGGGCACCATCTCCTACGAGGTCCGCCCGGTGGGTGACGCGGCTGCCGAGCCCCTCAGCAGCGTGACCCTGACCGTCGGGAACTGA
- a CDS encoding diacylglycerol/lipid kinase family protein produces MTAMSSGVTPAAPERRGATLIFNAGAGGSEHCTPDDLVAALEGIGFTPVYRSTSCEDDLDAALADVRGAVFVAGGDGTVRAVAVRLAGREGVTLGVIPMGTANNVARMLGVQGAPLDVIAGYAGAGARPFDLGRVTAPWGEDLFLEACGCGAFADVMAEYDPEGGKSPLRAVQALTATLTEFNPLPVELCLDGVELPEVPLALLEVMNTNATGPRLRLATNADPGDGQLDVVRIDAGAREGLLAYLAALARDEFTDLNSVQVDRVRVVEIPYVGQAFHVDAEVRPAVQGASGRVRIEVWAGALSVLVPVAGA; encoded by the coding sequence ATGACAGCCATGAGTTCCGGGGTGACCCCCGCAGCACCCGAGCGGCGGGGCGCGACCCTGATTTTCAATGCGGGAGCGGGAGGCAGTGAGCACTGCACGCCGGACGATCTGGTCGCGGCGCTGGAGGGTATCGGGTTCACGCCGGTGTACCGCAGTACCAGTTGCGAGGATGACCTGGACGCGGCGCTCGCGGACGTGCGGGGCGCGGTGTTCGTGGCGGGCGGGGACGGCACGGTGCGGGCCGTGGCGGTGCGTCTTGCGGGGCGTGAGGGCGTGACGCTGGGTGTGATTCCCATGGGAACGGCGAATAACGTGGCGAGGATGCTGGGCGTGCAGGGCGCGCCGTTGGACGTGATCGCCGGGTACGCGGGGGCGGGCGCGCGGCCGTTCGATCTGGGGCGCGTGACGGCCCCGTGGGGCGAGGATCTGTTCCTGGAGGCGTGCGGGTGCGGGGCGTTCGCGGACGTGATGGCCGAGTACGACCCGGAGGGCGGCAAGAGTCCGTTGCGGGCGGTGCAGGCGCTCACGGCGACCCTGACGGAGTTCAACCCGTTGCCGGTGGAGCTGTGCCTGGACGGCGTGGAGTTGCCGGAGGTGCCGCTGGCGCTGCTGGAGGTCATGAACACGAACGCGACCGGGCCGAGGCTCAGGCTGGCGACGAACGCCGATCCGGGGGACGGCCAGCTGGACGTGGTGCGGATCGATGCGGGCGCGCGTGAGGGGCTGCTGGCATACCTGGCGGCGCTGGCGCGCGATGAGTTCACGGACCTGAACAGCGTGCAGGTGGACCGGGTGCGCGTGGTCGAGATTCCGTACGTGGGGCAGGCCTTCCACGTGGATGCGGAGGTGCGCCCGGCAGTGCAGGGTGCGTCGGGCCGGGTCCGGATTGAGGTGTGGGCGGGGGCGCTGTCGGTGCTGGTCCCGGTGGCGGGGGCCTGA
- a CDS encoding phosphodiester glycosidase family protein, which yields MPRLCARLSLLPALFVGAVLLSPASALKVEPVVAGGILYTVATVNPATDRLQLHWLNPTTQVPYATFAQLRARLRKDGRTLGFATNSGIYAPGLKPLGLHVEQGRTLVPLNMARSGGNFALLPNGVFWVKGAQAGVTETRRYATLNVQPTFATQSGPLLLQGGKVHPEFNRGSTSFKLRSGVGVCRDGQVRFAVSAGPVNFYSFAVFFRDTLGCPDALYLDGSISAYATGDRSTQLADFAGIWSVSR from the coding sequence ATGCCCCGCCTCTGCGCCCGACTTTCCCTGCTGCCTGCCCTGTTCGTGGGCGCCGTGCTCCTCTCTCCTGCGTCGGCCCTGAAGGTCGAGCCGGTCGTGGCGGGCGGCATTCTGTATACGGTGGCCACCGTGAACCCGGCGACCGACCGGCTGCAACTGCACTGGTTGAATCCCACCACCCAGGTTCCGTACGCCACGTTCGCGCAGTTGCGGGCGCGGCTGCGCAAGGATGGCCGCACCCTGGGGTTCGCCACCAACAGCGGCATCTACGCGCCGGGTCTGAAACCCCTGGGCCTGCATGTCGAGCAGGGGCGCACGCTGGTGCCGCTGAACATGGCCCGCAGCGGAGGAAATTTCGCCCTGCTGCCCAACGGCGTGTTCTGGGTGAAAGGCGCGCAGGCTGGCGTGACCGAAACCCGCCGGTACGCCACGCTGAACGTGCAACCCACCTTCGCCACGCAGTCCGGGCCGCTGCTGCTTCAGGGCGGGAAGGTGCACCCGGAATTCAACCGGGGTAGCACGTCGTTCAAGCTGCGCAGCGGCGTGGGCGTCTGCCGGGACGGGCAGGTGCGGTTTGCCGTCAGTGCCGGCCCCGTGAACTTCTACTCGTTCGCGGTGTTCTTCCGGGACACGCTGGGCTGCCCGGACGCCCTGTATCTGGACGGCAGCATCAGCGCCTACGCCACTGGCGACCGCAGCACGCAACTGGCGGACTTCGCAGGTATCTGGAGCGTGAGCCGCTGA